From the genome of Bos javanicus breed banteng chromosome 23, ARS-OSU_banteng_1.0, whole genome shotgun sequence:
GAGGTCCGTGGCCTCCTCGCTGCCCTCCTGGCCGCTTAGGAGAACATGTTGTGAAGAGCCCACAAGGGGTCGTGACGGACAGATGAGAGGCTGTTTGTGAGCCCAGCACCCTCCGTGAGGCGTGGGCCGGCAGGGGACCCTTGTTGGCACTGGGACCTGGCCTGCAGACTGACGGACTAGGGCCAGGCAGGAGAGACGGCTGTGACGGAAGCAGGGGGGTGGCATCTCTTTTCCCCTCCCAGCCGGATGTCTGAGATTCCCCCCTAAACATCAaggtgcgggagacctgggggtCTGCCCCATCCTGACCTCCAGCTGAAGTTGGGCTGAATTCACAAAGCTCTTGGCCAGCTCACCTGCAGAGTAATGTGTTGAAGTTCCCTTTCTCAGGGTCAAAGGCCTGGTTTTCCATGCGAGCGAGGCCGAAGCCGATGGCCAGCACGGCAAGGGTGAGGATGAAGAGGCGGGTGACTCCAAATACGGCcgcccaggcattgaacctgcccGCAGGGAGGTGCAGAAGGTGTGTCAGCCTTTGGGGCCCAAACGGGAAGAGGGTTCAAGGGTGGTCGGGGAGGGTGATTGAGAACTGAGGTGTCCAGAATAAGATGCTCCAGGAAAAAAATAACCCCAGGGCTCCACCTAACCCCAGGGCCCTCCCATCCCACGCCCTGGCCTCAGCATCACTCACAGCTTCTCGTTGTTCTCGTCCGCAAAGTGGCAGAGCCGGGCCGTGTGGAAGAGGAACTCGGTCGAGTACTGCAGCAGGAGCAGGACGAGGCCCAGGCGGCTCAGGCTGCGGAGACACAGGCGAGCCTCACAGTCCCCGTGAAACACCCATCGCCCTGGGGCCCTGCCTCAGCCCGCGATTCAGCTCTGCTCCTTCCAGTCTGCCCCCACGCTGAGCCTGGCCTTTCACCTGCTCTGTCTGGGCCCGCTGCCCCACCCGCTCCCCCCGTGGACCTGGCTGACTTCACAGCACCCGTCACTCTGCATTCATCACCTGGCCCGGGGTGGGGCCACAGAAAAGGTGCTCACGGCGAGTAGCTGAGCTGTGCGCGTGCAGAAATACAGCGGGGGCTGGTGGGAGGGAGTCCCACTGCCCGATTTGTCATCCAAGTCTTCATGGCTAAGAGGCGCACGAAGAAGCAAAACTCAACACAACGTAAGAACACGTGCGAGTGAACTGGCCTCTTAAACCACGAGTTCTCTGGATCCTAAGAATGGTCGAGAGCATGACTGAGGGTGGCCCAGGGTCTCCACACAGCCGAGGCTGGCCAGTGGGATCGTGCCCTTGACCATCGCAAGCCTCATTTCCCAGCCCCGCTCCCACCTCAGGGCCCTGCTCCTGGGGTCCCCTCTCCTACACAGCCCGCCCCCGCCCAGGTCTCCACCTGCCTGACTCTGCCACTCGCCCCCGCACCAAGTTCCCTCCTCAGAGAGCTCTTCCCACCACAGAGGGGCCACCTCCTCATCCTGCCCACCACAGGAAACTCTTTCCTGACGGacactccttcccttccttcgAGCGGTCCTGCCTGTGCACCCTCAGCCCATCCTCGCCTCACTGCTGGGTGACTGTGGGCTGGCTTGCTCAGACCTGCCCTGCACGCAGCACCAAGAGCAGAGCGGGCCCCACACAGCCTGTGCCCTTCAGAGGCCTGTCCAGGCACGGACGctgctcccagcctccagagaggAGAGCGGACCTGGGTCTGGGTCACCCTGTTTGGTCATTCTCACAGCAGGCCTGTAGCGCAGACCCAGGAGACCCCAGGGCCGGCACCCCCGGGGCACCTGAGAAGGTTACACAGCACATTGCTTTCCTGTCCTGCTAAAAAACCCAGCCTGAGAAAACTCCAAACTAGAAGACACATCCTGCCCAGCAGTGATTCTCTTCACTACAGACACACTCGGGGTGACGGCCACGCTTCTGACCTCAGGACAGCCAAGCAGTGCCTACTCTACGCTTCACTGCAGACCCAAGGGAAGTCCAGGGCCACGAGCTCTGGCAGCGCCCCCACCTGGACGCGTGGGGCGGGAGCCCCGCTCAGGCTGCCGGCAGCCTGCAACGCCCCGGGTCGGCAGCGGTATGCCTCAGATCCCTCCCAGCTCTGTCTCGGGTTGAGGCGGTCACTCCTCTGGGTTCCCGTGGCAGGTGGTCCACGTGGTAGCACAGTGTTCATCCCACTTATCTTTGTAGTTTTCTCTCCTACTCGTCGGAGAAAAAGTCCGGTAAACATAAAGCAACCATCCACTGTCCATCTAAGTGTTCCCAGGTGTCAGCATGGTGCTTGGCACACAGAGTGtctgatcagtgcctcctgattGAATGACGGTGTGGAGAGGGGCACAAACGTAAACGGGCGGGGAGACCTGGCCCACTCTGGGTCCCACTCACTTTAAGAGGTATGCGCCTGCTATGTGGACCAAGTACAGGCAGATGTACTGGAGCTGCCGCGGGATCTCCTCCTGcaagagagagacacagatggcACATGTGCCGACTCCCTGAGACGCAGGAGCAGGGGAAGAAGGCGCAGGCGGAGCTGCAGAGCAGGCAGGAGGGGTGCAGAGCGATGCTGCTCTAACACAGGCAGACGGGTGCCCCCAGAGACCCGTGCACCAGGCTGTACAAAGTCCAAAGGTAACTCGATGGTCAGAGGGCGGGACTGGGTTGAAAAAGGAGAGACAGGGACTGGGGAACAAGGGCTTTTGGAAATAAGTCAgagggaagtttaaaaaaaaaaaaaatctctgtggaAAAGGCAAAGACCTCTCCATCAGCTCCCCTGAAGATGAGTCAGGTTTCCCCAGAGTCACACATCCTCTGGGGGAGGAAGAGGCTGATCTGGCAGTGTCCCCCCTGCCAACAATCCTGGAGGATGTCAGGGAGACTCTGACAGGCGCTTGCTCAGCATCTCACCCAACACACACCCATCTCCACCCCCCATGAGAGGGTAGCCAGAGAGAGGAACAGCAGGAAGGTAGGGGGACAGGTGGTATCAGAGAGGGGCAGCGAGTACTCACCTTCCGTACCTTCTGGAAGTAGAGCTCGGGAAGTGCATGCAGCCAGTAGGCCAGCTGGCACAGGTAGAAGAACTTCACCTGGAAGCTGGAGACAAGGGGGCCAgtcacccagagggatggagagaAGTCCCTACCAGGGCGGGCGGGGGCAGGCTGTGTGAGGAGCTGGGCTGAGGGAGGGGCGGGTGGGGGAGAGCTGGGTTGCTGGGAGGGGCGGGTTGGGGAGAGCTGggttgcagggagtgggggcgGGCAGCTGGCATGCACtagatccctgggccaggacacTGCTCCACATGTGGAGGGACACAGGAAGCCCATGAAAAGACACAAGAAGGATGAAAAGAGCAGAGGACAGGGGTCTTCAGCCCAGAGGAGGAAAGGCTAAGGAGAGGCCTGATTCCAGAGCCCTGTCAGGGAGGAGGTAGTGGGCAGCGGGTATGTGCCAAGGAAGGCAGGGGTCTCAGCCACAGAGGGTGGATCTAACTCTGCTAAGTCTCTGGGGTTGCCGTTCTAAGGATCTTAGGAGAGTCTGAGAGTCGTCTCGGGGGCATGCGGGCCCAGCTTTGCCCTCCTGGTATCCCATCggagcaggagaggagggggTGCTGCTCAGAGAGACACAGGTGTGGATGTGAGCAGGTGCCAGGAGGCGCAGCCCACGGAGCTCCAGGCAGTGGCTCTGCTTCCCGCTCCCTCCCGGCAGTTTAGGAACCCACTACAGACCCAACACTTGCGGCCCCTACCCTTGAAATTCACATTTGAAATCCTAACCCCGCAGTGACAGGGTACCAGGACGTGGGACCTCTGGGAGGTGATGAGGGCACAGGGGTGGACCCTCCTGAGTGGGATTAGGGCCCTGGTGACAGAGGCCCTTCTCCGCTTCTGCACGTGAGGAAGATGCCATCTGTGAAGCAGGAAGCGGCCTCAGCAGACGCTAGGTctgccagcctccagaactgcaaggAAGGACTGTCTGGGGTTTATAAGCCTCTGGACCCCTGCCATCTGTGGTGCTCCCTGAGGGCAGCCGGGCGGAGACCCTGTACCTGAGCTCCTGCAGGAAGCACCCGCGAGCACTGGGGGAGGCAGCAGCTCCCAGACTGGCCTCCACGACACTGGCCCCGGAAGGCTTGGGGGCATCTGGTCTTCATGCTCACTGGCCCATGTTCTGGCCAGTCTGGGGCGAGAAGCTGGCACACCCAGCCCTGGGGACAGAACGTGACAATACTCACGGGAGGTACACATGTGGGTAGTCTTCCCAGAGGCTCCTCGGGTTTGTTAAGTATCCTTCCTGTCATGGGCAGAAAGAGACCGCGTTTAGAGACGTGACCCCAAGGCCAGCAGGGACCCGGGGCAGGCCCGGGGGTCAGGGGTCACAGACACACCTAGTCCCCAGATGCCAGAACGAGGAGGTGACGGAAAATGTGAACACGGAGGCCCTCTGGCACTTGGCCGGTctctttattataaaaaagagTCATGATGCAGGAGGAACAGCCCTGCTCTGGGGTCTGACTTGACTGAAGACCCGAGTCTGACTGCGGGTCTGACCCTGACTGGCCGCATCCTCCGAGCAAGTTTGTCTCCCTCAGCTTCAGCtggcttgtctgtaaaatgaggataaaaatacCCTCCCAGAGTTATTGTTAGAAATAAATGTGACAGTTTATGTTTATGTGACAGTGTCGAGTATTATGCCTGGCATGCAGGCACTCAGGAAATGCTTGCAGGGTGAATAAGCAGATCAACTCCAGAATCACCGTccactggaaaaatgaaaagCCTCCTCTGGTTTTTCACAACGCTGTGAGCAAAAACAACAGCAGGACCCCACAGGCCTCCCCACCGGTGGCCCGTGTGAC
Proteins encoded in this window:
- the TRAM2 gene encoding translocating chain-associated membrane protein 2 isoform X2 yields the protein MAFRRRTKSYPLFSQEFVIHNHADIGFCLVLCVLIGLMFEVTAKTAFLFILPQYNVSMPTADGETVHYHYGPKDLVTVLFYIFIAIILHAVVQEYILDKISKRLHLSKVKHSKFNESGQLVVFHLSSVIWCFYVVVTEGYLTNPRSLWEDYPHVYLPFQVKFFYLCQLAYWLHALPELYFQKVRKEEIPRQLQYICLYLVHIAGAYLLNLSRLGLVLLLLQYSTEFLFHTARLCHFADENNEKLFNAWAAVFGVTRLFILTLAVLAIGFGLARMENQAFDPEKGNFNTLLCRLPRKWGGESREWNLHTD